Proteins from a single region of Xenopus laevis strain J_2021 chromosome 9_10S, Xenopus_laevis_v10.1, whole genome shotgun sequence:
- the ocm1.S gene encoding parvalbumin, thymic CPV3 gives MSITDVLSAADIAAAMRECQAPDTFSYKKFFKTCGLTKKSPNEMKQVFGVMDNDESGYVEEHELKFFLQRFDSSARVLTSSETKDFMAGADHDGDGKIGFEEFQAMVHSC, from the exons ATGAGCATCACAGATGTCCTCAGTGCTGCTGATATAGCTGCTGCTATGAGGGAGTGCCAAG ctCCTGACACTTTCAGTTACAAGAAATTCTTCAAGACCTGTGGTCTAACTAAAAAGTCACCTAACGAAATGAAACAAGTTTTTGGAGTGATGGATAATGATGAGAGTGGCTATGTTGAAGAACACGAACTTAA GTTTTTTCTTCAGCGTTTTGATTCTTCAGCCAGAGTGCTAACATCCTCTGAGACAAAAGATTTCATGGCTGGAGCCGATCATGATGGAGATGGGAAAATTGGATTTGAAG AGTTCCAAGCAATGGTTCATTCCTGTTAA